Proteins encoded in a region of the Pseudomonas shahriarae genome:
- a CDS encoding M91 family zinc metallopeptidase: protein MRDREVLRVHVWSEKNGIEVRRNPVQAANHSSPNPLSRDDAMSISAPAQYPNVFSSSALSPTPAANALPNPISIEVPLLQNSNATFTPKSKLTPDQHYVEKYPTYTNSAPLYKDDLIKITHKTTWETVSDNERTNRSNVIKIETGEKPDVIKVNQSSNNEVQLQVNDRHYTLKINNHESYPEELHIKSKGGDDHIRVDPRVTIPITIEGGKGRDRIEALGSGDTRVYGGAGNDNITLGSGNGYAEGNDGNDTMKGGSGIAVMYGNNGNDTMSSGTGSEGTFSYMDGGNGNDTMVSESPMNVMHGGPGDDLMTGNAQTVFYTGRGRDRVNSYNANDTIYAKKYDLVTSIPGTRYKKVNISNAGHKAFKIEGSSKFKQQTQDDLEFFRNSPTAQKMLSELDRAAERNGSPVTIRETTVRPNYTFTNNFTREHDKQLKEYDELAESPQLGFIHGNTKGSVATGAKIHNNPGLIFREPPVISLYHEMAHAYNGANGTFLPGKTADEPNPERQAVGVETNAPAFDFDNDPSTPPTTTNPNPFNENALREETGTARRDAYFPPDEG from the coding sequence GTGCGCGACCGCGAAGTTCTACGCGTTCATGTGTGGTCCGAAAAAAACGGTATTGAAGTTCGGCGGAATCCTGTTCAGGCGGCCAACCACTCATCTCCAAACCCCCTATCGCGAGACGATGCAATGTCCATCTCAGCCCCTGCACAGTATCCAAACGTATTCTCCTCATCCGCACTCAGTCCAACACCGGCTGCTAACGCCCTGCCAAACCCCATTTCCATTGAAGTTCCCCTGCTACAAAACTCAAATGCGACTTTCACACCGAAATCAAAACTAACACCAGACCAACACTACGTAGAAAAATATCCAACCTATACAAACTCTGCTCCTTTATATAAGGACGACCTTATCAAAATCACCCATAAAACCACTTGGGAGACGGTCAGCGACAATGAACGCACAAACAGAAGCAACGTCATCAAAATCGAAACAGGTGAAAAGCCCGACGTTATAAAAGTCAATCAATCTTCGAACAATGAAGTCCAGCTGCAAGTCAACGACAGGCATTACACATTAAAAATCAACAATCACGAAAGTTACCCTGAAGAACTGCACATCAAGTCAAAAGGCGGCGATGATCACATTCGGGTTGATCCGCGCGTGACGATCCCCATTACGATCGAGGGCGGTAAAGGTCGAGACCGGATTGAAGCCCTTGGCAGTGGTGATACCCGTGTCTACGGAGGAGCGGGGAACGACAACATCACGCTGGGCAGCGGCAACGGCTACGCCGAAGGGAATGACGGCAATGACACAATGAAAGGCGGATCAGGAATAGCCGTCATGTATGGGAATAACGGCAACGACACTATGTCCTCCGGGACTGGCAGCGAAGGCACATTCAGCTATATGGATGGCGGCAACGGCAACGACACGATGGTCAGCGAAAGCCCGATGAATGTCATGCATGGCGGCCCCGGTGATGATTTGATGACAGGAAATGCACAGACCGTGTTCTATACAGGGCGTGGTCGGGATCGTGTCAACTCATACAATGCAAACGATACTATCTATGCCAAGAAATATGACCTCGTCACCAGTATCCCCGGCACCCGATATAAAAAAGTCAACATCAGCAATGCGGGTCATAAAGCGTTCAAGATCGAGGGCTCAAGCAAATTCAAACAACAAACCCAGGATGATCTTGAATTCTTCAGAAACTCACCAACGGCACAAAAAATGCTGAGTGAACTGGACCGGGCCGCCGAGCGCAACGGTTCCCCCGTAACAATCCGAGAGACTACCGTTCGCCCCAACTATACATTCACCAACAACTTCACCAGAGAACACGACAAACAATTAAAAGAATATGACGAGCTCGCAGAATCGCCCCAATTGGGATTCATACACGGCAACACCAAAGGCTCAGTCGCCACGGGGGCAAAGATACACAACAATCCCGGCCTCATCTTCCGCGAGCCTCCGGTCATCAGCCTCTACCATGAAATGGCCCACGCCTATAACGGCGCCAATGGCACCTTTTTACCCGGCAAAACCGCAGATGAACCGAATCCGGAGCGCCAAGCCGTCGGGGTAGAGACCAATGCCCCCGCCTTTGATTTTGACAACGACCCGTCGACACCCCCGACGACTACCAACCCCAACCCCTTTAATGAAAACGCACTGCGTGAAGAAACGGGTACTGCGCGGCGGGATGCTTACTTTCCGCCTGACGAGGGGTGA
- the pcaH gene encoding protocatechuate 3,4-dioxygenase subunit beta — protein MSDKPGYRRPQAGTQPDYLHPAYQSTNLRSPSKPLVFLPHSLSEITGPTIGAERIAEHDNDLTAQHEGEPQGERIIIHGRVLDENGLPVPGILVEIWQANAAGRYNHKRDQHDAPLDPNFTGTGRTVTDTDGWYQFQTIKPGAYPWGNHHNAWRPAHIHFSLFGPSVLTRLVTQMYFPGDPLLAYDPIYNCVPDTSAKERLIARFDLEKTVPHYALGYRWDIVLRGRDATPMEK, from the coding sequence ATGAGTGACAAGCCCGGATACCGGCGCCCGCAAGCGGGTACTCAGCCTGATTACCTGCACCCGGCGTACCAGTCGACGAACCTGCGTTCGCCGTCCAAGCCGCTGGTGTTTTTGCCCCATTCGCTGTCGGAAATCACCGGCCCGACCATCGGCGCCGAACGCATTGCCGAGCACGACAACGACCTGACCGCCCAGCACGAGGGCGAGCCCCAAGGCGAGCGCATCATCATTCACGGCCGGGTCCTGGATGAAAACGGCCTGCCTGTGCCGGGCATCCTGGTGGAGATCTGGCAGGCCAACGCCGCCGGTCGCTACAACCACAAGCGCGACCAGCACGACGCGCCCCTGGACCCGAACTTCACCGGCACCGGTCGCACCGTCACCGATACCGATGGCTGGTACCAGTTCCAGACCATCAAGCCCGGCGCCTATCCGTGGGGCAATCACCACAACGCCTGGCGCCCGGCGCATATCCACTTTTCGCTGTTCGGCCCCAGTGTGCTGACGCGCCTGGTGACCCAGATGTACTTCCCCGGCGACCCGCTGCTGGCCTATGACCCGATCTACAACTGCGTGCCGGACACCTCGGCCAAGGAACGCCTGATCGCCCGTTTCGACCTGGAAAAGACCGTGCCGCACTATGCCCTCGGCTATCGCTGGGACATCGTCCTGCGCGGCCGCGACGCCACGCCGATGGAGAAATGA
- the pcaC gene encoding 4-carboxymuconolactone decarboxylase has translation MDEKQRYADGLKVRREVLGDAHVDRSLNALTEFNSEFQEMITRHAWGDIWTRPGLPRHTRSLITIAMLIGMNRNEELKLHLRAAASNGVTRAEIKEVLMQSAIYCGIPAANATFHLAESVWDELGVESRD, from the coding sequence GTGGACGAGAAACAACGTTACGCCGATGGGCTCAAGGTGCGGCGTGAAGTGCTGGGCGATGCCCATGTCGATCGCAGCCTCAATGCCTTGACCGAGTTCAACAGCGAGTTCCAGGAAATGATCACCCGCCATGCCTGGGGCGATATCTGGACCCGCCCGGGCTTGCCCCGGCACACCCGCAGCCTGATCACCATTGCCATGCTGATCGGTATGAACCGCAACGAAGAGCTCAAACTGCACCTGCGCGCCGCCGCCAGCAATGGCGTGACCCGTGCCGAGATCAAGGAAGTACTGATGCAGAGCGCGATCTACTGCGGGATCCCGGCGGCCAATGCGACGTTTCACCTGGCCGAGTCGGTGTGGGATGAGTTGGGGGTTGAGTCGCGGGATTGA
- a CDS encoding CoA transferase subunit A, translated as MAEILSLADAVKQFVNDGDTVALEGFTHLIPTAAGHEIIRQGKKDLTLVRMTPDLIYDQLIGAGCARKLIFSWGGNPGVGSLHRLRDAVEKQWPQPLEIEEHSHADLANAYVAGASGLPFAVLRAYAGSDLPKVNPLIKTVTCPFTGEVLAAVPSVRPDITVIHAQKADRKGNVLLWGILGVQKEAALAAKRCIVTVEEIVDDLNAPMNACVLPTWALTAVCHVPGGAHPSYAHGYTERDNRFYQAWDPIARDRGTFTAWINEYIHGTADFSQFQAKLAAAQEAK; from the coding sequence ATGGCTGAAATCCTTTCGCTGGCTGATGCGGTAAAGCAGTTCGTCAATGACGGCGATACCGTCGCGCTCGAAGGCTTTACCCACCTGATCCCTACAGCGGCAGGTCATGAAATCATCCGTCAGGGCAAGAAAGACCTGACGCTGGTGCGCATGACGCCCGACCTGATCTACGACCAACTGATCGGTGCCGGCTGTGCGCGCAAGTTGATTTTTTCCTGGGGCGGCAACCCGGGCGTAGGTTCCCTGCATCGCCTGCGGGATGCGGTGGAAAAGCAATGGCCGCAACCGTTGGAGATCGAAGAACACAGCCATGCGGACCTGGCCAACGCCTACGTGGCCGGCGCCTCCGGCCTGCCGTTCGCGGTGCTGCGGGCGTATGCCGGTTCTGACCTGCCCAAGGTCAACCCGCTGATCAAGACCGTGACCTGCCCCTTCACCGGCGAAGTGCTGGCGGCGGTGCCGTCGGTGCGCCCGGACATCACCGTGATCCATGCGCAAAAGGCCGACCGCAAGGGCAACGTGCTGTTGTGGGGGATTCTCGGGGTGCAGAAAGAGGCGGCATTGGCGGCCAAGCGTTGCATCGTCACCGTCGAAGAAATCGTCGACGACCTCAACGCCCCCATGAACGCCTGCGTGCTGCCGACCTGGGCCCTGACCGCCGTGTGCCATGTACCAGGGGGCGCGCACCCTTCCTACGCCCACGGTTACACCGAGCGTGACAATCGCTTCTATCAAGCCTGGGATCCGATCGCTCGGGACCGTGGGACGTTTACCGCATGGATCAATGAATACATCCATGGTACCGCTGACTTCAGTCAATTCCAGGCCAAACTGGCTGCCGCGCAGGAGGCCAAGTAA
- the pcaD gene encoding 3-oxoadipate enol-lactonase: protein MGFVRLADGELNYQLEGPEGAPVLVLSNSLGTDLHMWDTQMPAFTEHFRVLRLDTRGHGKSLVTEGPYSIEQLGRDVLALLDALDIQRAHFCGLSMGGLIGQWLGINAGERLLKLVLCNTAAKIGTADIWNPRIEMVLREGQAAMVGLRDASVARWFTADFAQAHPAQAKRITDMLAATSPQGYAANCGAVRDADLREQLASIKVPTLVIAGTEDAVTPPAGGHFIQERVAGAEYAEFYAAHLSNVQAGAAFSERVLAFLLAG from the coding sequence GTGGGATTTGTACGACTCGCCGATGGCGAACTGAATTACCAACTGGAAGGTCCTGAAGGCGCGCCGGTACTGGTGCTGTCCAATTCACTGGGCACCGACCTGCATATGTGGGATACCCAGATGCCGGCCTTCACCGAGCATTTTCGGGTGCTGCGCCTGGACACCCGTGGCCACGGCAAATCCCTGGTCACCGAGGGCCCCTACAGCATTGAGCAACTGGGGCGTGACGTGCTGGCGTTGCTGGATGCGCTGGATATCCAGCGTGCGCATTTCTGCGGTTTGTCCATGGGCGGGTTGATTGGCCAGTGGCTGGGCATCAACGCCGGTGAGCGCTTGCTCAAGCTGGTGCTGTGCAACACGGCAGCCAAGATCGGCACTGCGGACATCTGGAACCCGCGGATCGAAATGGTCCTGCGCGAGGGCCAGGCGGCAATGGTCGGCTTGCGTGATGCGTCGGTTGCGCGTTGGTTTACTGCCGATTTTGCCCAGGCTCATCCCGCTCAGGCCAAGCGCATTACCGACATGCTCGCGGCCACATCGCCCCAAGGCTATGCCGCCAACTGTGGCGCGGTGCGCGATGCGGATCTGCGTGAGCAACTGGCGTCTATCAAGGTGCCGACGCTGGTGATTGCCGGTACTGAGGATGCCGTCACACCGCCGGCTGGCGGGCACTTTATTCAAGAGCGTGTCGCGGGCGCCGAGTATGCCGAGTTTTATGCGGCGCACTTGTCCAACGTACAGGCCGGGGCTGCGTTCAGCGAGCGGGTACTGGCGTTCTTGTTGGCGGGCTGA
- a CDS encoding MFS family transporter — MTTSTSHYTGEERSKRIFAIVGASSGNLVEWFDFYVYAFCAIYFAPAFFPSDDPTVQLLNTAGVFAAGFLMRPIGGWLFGRVADKHGRKNSMMISVLMMCAGSLVIAFLPTYKDIGAWAPALLLMARLFQGLSVGGEYGTTATYMSEVALKGQRGFFASFQYVTLIGGQLLAVSVVVILQQLLTEDELRAWGWRIPFVIGAVAAVISLLLRRSLKETTSKEMRENKDAGSIAALFRDHKAAFITVLGYTAGGSLIFYTFTTYMQKYLVNTAGMHAKTASYIMTGALFLYMCMQPLFGMLSDKIGRRNSMLWFGALGTLCTVPILLTLKTVTSPFLAFVLITLALAIVSFYTSISGLVKAEMFPPQVRALGVGLAYAVANAIFGGSAEYVALGLKSIGLENTFYWYVTGMMAIAFLFSLRLPKQAEYLHHDL, encoded by the coding sequence ATGACAACGAGTACCAGTCACTACACCGGAGAAGAACGCAGCAAACGGATTTTTGCGATTGTCGGGGCCTCTTCCGGCAACCTGGTCGAATGGTTCGACTTCTACGTCTATGCCTTCTGCGCGATCTATTTCGCTCCGGCGTTTTTCCCCTCCGACGACCCCACGGTGCAGCTGCTCAACACCGCTGGCGTGTTCGCCGCAGGCTTCTTGATGCGCCCCATCGGCGGCTGGCTGTTTGGCCGGGTCGCCGACAAGCACGGGCGCAAGAATTCGATGATGATTTCGGTGCTGATGATGTGCGCCGGTTCCCTGGTCATCGCCTTTCTACCGACCTACAAAGACATCGGCGCCTGGGCTCCGGCCCTGCTGCTGATGGCGCGGCTGTTCCAGGGCCTGTCGGTGGGTGGCGAGTACGGCACCACGGCGACCTACATGAGTGAAGTCGCGCTCAAGGGCCAGCGCGGCTTCTTCGCCTCGTTCCAGTACGTGACCCTGATTGGCGGGCAACTGCTGGCGGTGTCGGTGGTGGTGATCCTGCAACAACTGCTCACCGAGGACGAGCTGCGGGCCTGGGGCTGGCGCATTCCGTTTGTGATCGGGGCCGTGGCGGCGGTGATTTCGCTGTTGCTGCGCCGCTCCCTGAAAGAAACCACCAGCAAGGAAATGCGGGAAAACAAGGACGCCGGCAGCATTGCCGCGTTGTTCCGCGATCACAAGGCCGCGTTTATCACCGTGCTCGGCTACACCGCCGGCGGCTCGCTGATCTTCTACACCTTTACCACTTACATGCAGAAGTACCTGGTGAACACCGCCGGCATGCACGCCAAGACCGCCAGCTACATCATGACCGGCGCGCTGTTCCTCTATATGTGCATGCAGCCGCTGTTCGGCATGCTCTCGGACAAGATCGGCCGCCGTAACTCGATGCTCTGGTTCGGCGCGCTCGGGACCTTGTGCACAGTCCCGATCCTGCTGACCCTGAAAACCGTGACCAGCCCGTTCCTGGCCTTTGTATTGATTACCCTGGCGCTGGCGATTGTGAGTTTCTACACCTCCATCAGTGGCCTGGTAAAAGCCGAAATGTTCCCGCCACAAGTGCGCGCCCTCGGTGTGGGCCTGGCCTATGCGGTGGCCAACGCGATCTTCGGTGGTTCGGCGGAATACGTGGCCCTGGGCCTGAAATCCATTGGCCTGGAAAACACCTTCTACTGGTACGTGACCGGCATGATGGCGATTGCGTTCCTGTTCAGCCTGCGCCTGCCGAAACAGGCTGAGTACTTGCACCACGATCTGTAA
- a CDS encoding 3-carboxy-cis,cis-muconate cycloisomerase: protein MTLRTSNQLFDAYFTADSMAEVFCDQGRLQGMLDVEAALARAQARIGLIPQAAVAPIAQACLASLYDVDALGAAIATAGNSAIPLVKALGKLIASEDAGAERYVHLGATSQDVMDTGLVLQLRRALELIDTDLARLGAVLAAQAQRYADVPLAGRTWLQHATPVTLGMKIAGWLGAVTRNRQRLVELQPRLLVLQFGGASGTLAALGEHAMPVAQALAAELQLTLPEQPWHTQRDRLVEFASVLGLIAGSLGKLGRDISLLMQTEAAEVFEPSAPGKGGSSTMPHKRNPVGAAVLISAATRVPGLVATMFSAMPQEHERSLGLWHAEWETLPEICRLVSGALHQALLVSEGLEVDAQRMGHNLDLTQGLVLAEAVSSTLAQRLGRETAHHLLEQCCKRAVAEQRHLRAVLADEPQVTAELSAVELDRLLDPAHYLGQAQTWVSRAVAEHFAFSA, encoded by the coding sequence ATGACACTGCGCACGAGCAACCAACTGTTCGACGCTTACTTCACCGCCGACAGCATGGCCGAGGTGTTCTGTGACCAGGGACGCTTGCAGGGCATGCTGGATGTCGAAGCCGCACTGGCCCGGGCGCAGGCGCGGATCGGGTTGATTCCCCAGGCCGCCGTCGCGCCGATTGCCCAGGCATGCCTGGCCTCGTTGTACGACGTGGATGCCCTCGGCGCGGCGATTGCCACGGCGGGCAATTCGGCGATCCCGCTGGTCAAGGCCCTGGGCAAACTGATTGCCAGCGAGGACGCCGGCGCCGAGCGCTATGTGCATCTGGGCGCCACCAGCCAGGATGTGATGGACACCGGCCTGGTGCTGCAACTGCGGCGGGCGCTGGAACTGATCGACACGGACCTGGCCCGGCTGGGCGCGGTTCTCGCGGCCCAGGCGCAGCGCTATGCCGACGTGCCGTTGGCCGGGCGTACCTGGTTGCAGCACGCAACGCCGGTCACCCTGGGGATGAAAATCGCCGGTTGGCTGGGGGCGGTGACGCGCAATCGCCAACGGTTGGTGGAGCTGCAGCCGCGCCTGCTGGTCCTGCAGTTCGGCGGCGCGTCCGGCACCTTGGCTGCACTGGGTGAACACGCCATGCCGGTGGCGCAAGCCCTGGCAGCGGAGTTGCAACTGACGCTGCCCGAACAACCCTGGCACACCCAGCGTGACCGTCTGGTGGAGTTCGCCAGCGTGCTGGGCCTGATCGCCGGCAGCCTGGGCAAGCTCGGGCGGGATATCAGCCTGCTGATGCAGACCGAAGCGGCGGAAGTGTTCGAGCCGTCAGCCCCAGGCAAGGGCGGCTCCTCGACCATGCCGCACAAGCGCAACCCGGTTGGCGCGGCGGTGTTGATCAGCGCTGCTACGCGGGTGCCGGGGCTGGTGGCGACGATGTTCAGCGCCATGCCCCAGGAGCACGAGCGCAGCCTGGGCCTGTGGCATGCCGAATGGGAAACCCTGCCCGAAATCTGCCGCCTGGTGTCCGGTGCCTTGCATCAGGCATTGCTGGTGAGTGAAGGCCTGGAAGTCGATGCACAACGCATGGGCCACAACCTCGACCTGACCCAGGGCCTGGTGCTGGCCGAGGCCGTCAGTAGCACATTGGCCCAGCGCCTGGGCCGTGAAACCGCCCATCACCTGCTGGAACAGTGTTGCAAACGCGCGGTCGCCGAGCAGCGCCATTTGCGCGCGGTATTGGCCGATGAGCCGCAAGTCACCGCCGAGCTGTCGGCGGTGGAATTGGATCGCCTGCTGGACCCGGCGCATTACCTGGGCCAGGCACAGACCTGGGTCAGCCGCGCCGTGGCTGAGCACTTTGCTTTTTCTGCCTGA
- the pcaF gene encoding 3-oxoadipyl-CoA thiolase has protein sequence MMRDVFICDAIRTPIGRFGGGLSTVRADDLAALPIKALMARNPSVDWNAVDEVFLGCANQSGEDNRNVARMAALLAGLPPSIPGVTVNRLCASGMDAIGTAFRAIASGEMELAIAGGVESMSRAPFVMGKADAAFSRNMKLEDTTIGWRFINPLMKAQYGVDAMPQTADNVADDYNVSRADQDAFALRSQQRTAMAQAAGFFAEEIVPVRVAHKKGETLVEHDEHPRADTTLEALTKLKPVNGPDKTVTAGNASGVNDGAAALILASADAVKKHGLTARARVLGMASAGVEPRVMGIGPVPAVRKLVERLGLAVSDFDVIELNEAFASQGLAVLRELGLADDAPQVNPNGGAIALGHPLGMSGARLVLTALHQLEKTGGSKGLATLCVGVGQGLALAIERV, from the coding sequence CTGATGCGCGACGTGTTTATCTGTGATGCGATCCGCACCCCCATCGGCCGTTTCGGCGGTGGCCTGTCCACGGTGCGCGCCGATGACCTGGCGGCCCTGCCGATCAAGGCCCTGATGGCGCGCAACCCGTCGGTAGACTGGAACGCGGTCGACGAAGTGTTCCTCGGTTGCGCCAACCAGTCCGGCGAAGACAACCGTAACGTGGCGCGCATGGCCGCGCTGCTGGCCGGCCTGCCGCCGAGCATTCCCGGGGTGACGGTCAACCGCTTGTGCGCCTCGGGCATGGACGCCATCGGCACCGCGTTCCGCGCCATTGCCAGTGGCGAAATGGAGCTGGCGATTGCCGGTGGTGTCGAGTCGATGTCCCGTGCACCGTTCGTGATGGGCAAGGCGGACGCCGCGTTCTCGCGCAACATGAAGCTGGAAGACACCACCATCGGCTGGCGCTTTATCAACCCGTTGATGAAGGCCCAGTACGGCGTGGATGCCATGCCGCAGACCGCTGATAACGTGGCAGATGATTACAACGTCTCGCGCGCCGACCAGGACGCCTTCGCCTTGCGCAGCCAGCAACGCACAGCCATGGCCCAGGCCGCGGGGTTTTTCGCTGAAGAAATCGTCCCGGTACGGGTCGCCCATAAAAAAGGCGAGACCCTGGTGGAGCACGACGAACACCCGCGTGCCGATACCACCCTCGAAGCCCTGACCAAGCTCAAGCCGGTCAACGGCCCGGACAAGACCGTCACCGCCGGCAACGCTTCCGGGGTCAACGACGGCGCCGCCGCGTTGATTCTGGCCAGCGCGGACGCGGTGAAAAAGCACGGCCTGACCGCCCGCGCCCGGGTGTTGGGCATGGCCAGTGCCGGGGTCGAACCCCGGGTGATGGGCATCGGCCCGGTGCCAGCGGTGCGCAAGTTGGTAGAGCGCCTGGGCCTGGCGGTCAGCGACTTTGATGTGATCGAACTCAACGAAGCCTTCGCCAGCCAGGGTTTGGCGGTGCTGCGTGAGTTGGGCCTGGCGGACGACGCACCCCAGGTCAATCCCAACGGCGGCGCGATTGCCTTGGGTCATCCCCTGGGCATGAGCGGTGCGCGCCTGGTCTTGACGGCCCTGCATCAACTGGAAAAAACCGGCGGCAGCAAAGGCCTGGCGACCCTGTGTGTCGGCGTTGGCCAAGGCTTGGCGTTGGCCATCGAACGCGTTTGA
- the pcaG gene encoding protocatechuate 3,4-dioxygenase subunit alpha, translated as MTLNATTSHTVGPYYHIGLTWLNCEDLANAGTLGERVAITGQVVDGNGEVVNDAMLEVWQANAAGKYDHPEDDQDKALDPSFAGFGRVPVDAQGRFRFSTIKPGSVPGLKGTTQAPHLVVLVFARGLVKHLLTRIYFDGEAANGDDPLLACVPAERRGTLVAKADASGVYQWNVVLQGTDEETVFFDY; from the coding sequence ATGACCCTCAACGCAACCACGTCCCACACCGTCGGGCCGTACTACCACATCGGCCTGACCTGGTTGAACTGCGAAGACCTGGCGAATGCGGGCACCCTCGGCGAGCGTGTGGCCATCACCGGGCAGGTGGTGGATGGCAATGGCGAGGTGGTCAACGATGCCATGCTGGAAGTCTGGCAGGCCAACGCCGCCGGTAAATATGACCACCCCGAGGACGACCAGGACAAAGCCCTGGACCCCAGTTTCGCAGGCTTTGGCCGGGTGCCGGTGGATGCGCAAGGGCGTTTCCGTTTTAGCACCATCAAGCCCGGTAGCGTGCCGGGCCTGAAGGGTACGACCCAGGCGCCGCATTTGGTGGTGCTGGTGTTTGCCCGTGGTTTGGTGAAGCACTTGCTGACGCGGATTTATTTCGACGGCGAAGCGGCCAATGGCGATGACCCGTTGCTGGCGTGTGTGCCGGCAGAGCGGCGCGGCACGTTGGTTGCCAAGGCGGATGCGTCGGGGGTGTATCAGTGGAATGTGGTGCTTCAGGGCACCGATGAAGAGACGGTGTTTTTCGATTATTGA
- a CDS encoding CoA-transferase subunit beta: protein MTYSTNEMMTVAAARRLKNGAVCFVGIGLPSKAANLARLTSSPDVVLIYESGPIGAKPSVLPLSIGDGELAETADSVVPTGEIFRYWLQGGRIDVGFLGAAQVDRFGNINTTVVGDYHQPKVRLPGAGGAPEIAGSAKSVLIILKQSSRSFVDKLDFITSVGHGEGGDSRKRLGLPGAGPVGIITDLCIMEPEEGTHEFVVTALHPGVTREQVIAATGWAIRFAEQVSTSAEPTPVELNALRDLEARTAAAHGQTPGEA, encoded by the coding sequence ATGACTTACTCGACCAATGAAATGATGACCGTCGCCGCCGCGCGCCGCCTGAAGAACGGTGCCGTGTGCTTCGTCGGCATCGGCCTGCCGTCCAAGGCCGCCAACCTGGCCCGCCTGACGTCGTCGCCGGATGTGGTGTTGATCTACGAGTCCGGCCCGATTGGCGCCAAGCCCTCGGTCCTGCCGCTGTCCATTGGCGACGGCGAGTTGGCGGAAACCGCCGACAGTGTCGTGCCCACGGGTGAGATTTTTCGCTACTGGCTGCAAGGCGGGCGCATTGACGTCGGTTTTCTCGGCGCAGCCCAGGTCGACCGCTTCGGCAATATCAACACCACGGTGGTCGGTGATTACCACCAACCCAAGGTGCGCCTGCCGGGTGCCGGTGGTGCGCCGGAGATTGCCGGCTCCGCCAAGAGCGTGTTGATCATCCTCAAGCAGTCGTCCCGTTCGTTTGTCGACAAACTGGATTTCATCACCTCGGTCGGCCATGGCGAAGGCGGCGACTCGCGCAAGCGCCTCGGCCTGCCAGGCGCAGGCCCGGTCGGGATTATTACCGACCTGTGCATCATGGAGCCGGAGGAGGGCACCCACGAATTTGTGGTCACCGCCTTGCATCCCGGCGTGACCCGCGAGCAAGTGATTGCCGCCACCGGCTGGGCGATCCGCTTTGCCGAGCAGGTCAGCACCAGCGCCGAACCCACGCCAGTCGAACTGAACGCCTTGCGCGATCTTGAAGCCCGTACCGCCGCGGCCCATGGCCAAACCCCAGGAGAAGCCTGA